GTGTGTTTGGTAGCTAAGTGAAAATTCCTAAAATTCTTACCATTTCCTTGTTTTAAATTCCATGTACTCTTTGGAGACTGTTTAGAGGGAGAAAATATAGCTTTCAAGGTTAAAAAAAATGGGTCCATAAATTCCTGCTaagttttccagcaaatcttAGAGGGAGGTGGTACTCAATTTGGTGGAATTATAAATCCTGAGGAAAACGTGAATCCAAGGAATTTAGGCAACCAAACGTACCAAGGGAATCATAATTCCACCAAATCTCCTGGAACCATAAATTCTACATTCAAACTCTCCATAAATGGAAACACCCTCCTGCATGCATAtattgatttttctgaaaatcgaTATTGATGCTCCTTACAACTGTAATTCTTTATTAGCTGGCTATATTTTGAATGTTAAATGGGAACCTCCTACTATgcatttttttgaaaatcaataatATTAATGTTTCATATAACTCTAGTTCCTTATTAGCCCGTGGTATCAAAACTATAATAAGAAATTCTGCAAGAGCATATGTTATGGAAAGGGGAGCAGTTAAAAGAACTATAAATGTTCATCAAGCTAAATCTTGGGCTATACTAGAAGCTATGGAGACGGTAACAATGAACGGCTGATCTCATGTCATCTTTGAAACAGGTAGGTTGGGTATCAGTTCTTACTTAAACCAGCAACCTACCCTTTCTCGGTGGCAAGGTTTACCTCTTCTCAGAAAATGTATGAATATATATAATCCGGGGTGGTCTTGTGAGTTTGTTCATAAAAGTTGTAATAAACCTGAAGATTCTTTAGCTGCAGCCATAAAACATAAGCTATATGGGGAATGGTGGTCTCATCCACCTGACTTGTTAATTCCCTACGTAAATCATGATGTAAGAAATTTGCCCGTTTCTTTGTCtaaaagaagaacaaacgaaggaAACGATGAAAATGATACAGAATCACCGTAACGTTGGTATGAGTAAAAGTTGAAAACAAATCAGGAAATAAAGAAATGGAAAGTAACCAGCATAAAATTTCTTCCATGCGGTGCTCATTGAAAACAATCCTGCAAGTATTAAGCCTGTACTATTCCTGCCAAGCATTAAGCCTGTACTTTATTTCCAAGATGATGCAACCACGCAATATAATTAGCATTAAAGCAGAAAGCTTGTAGTAAGATCTATTCACATAGCGCCTTATAAGTCATTTAATGTTTCATATCACACAGTGACACTTTTATTTATACATCGTTTAGTAAACAATTCATAAATCTTCCGGAAAAAAATTAGTGATAACAAAACATTTCATTTCGTATCCTAACAGAAGATACCTCTCCCTGTAACCAGAAGTTAATAGGAAAGGGAAGAAATAAACAGCACAGTGGAACAGGCTTAGTTTTCTTTGAGTGGTCACTGTTAAAGATTACAAACTACTTAACTATACATTAATTTTAACGTAACACTCAACTCAGTTATACCAAAAGCCAGCTAATTAGCCCAAAAGGATTTGCAATAATTGCTCTTACATGCTGAATTGATTTATACTGCAACACCTTAAAAAAAATTCAGGTAGGAGTGGCATATGGAAGAAAATGCATGCCTACAGTATACATCTCCATTACCAGAGGTAAAATTAAGATTAAAAAAAAGATATCTGGGTATTTCAATTCCTTGAAAATCTAAATTTGAACCACATAGTTACTGCAAGTACTTAACATCGTTCACTTTTTCCTATCTTCCTGCAAGTCACGAAGAGAAGCAAACAGAGACCTCCAACAGAAACAAGCATAAGGAATACTAAATTCACCACCGACTGAGGAACGTTCTACCATAGTTGCAGAATTTCAATACTACCAAGGCAAGTTCACAAGCATTATTCTTCCTCTCACTATCCACGTCAATCTCTTTCAAATCCAGTAGGTTCGTACTAAGCGAGTTTCGCATCAAAAAGTTGGATGCCAACACAAGGATAGAGGCAAAGGTTATTTTTCTATACATAAAGGTTTCGACGAGCGCTAATACCATGTCATTGTGTTGCTTTCTCTACAAATCCTTTTCCATACCATGTCATCTTGTTGcattctctttaaaagatttctaAGCATGAATGAAGTTTTTGTGTGTTCTTAGGGCAACACCTTTCGTTTCTTTAAATACCTCGGCTAACTAATGGCATTGGAGCAACTAGACATGCCCTCTGCATTTTACCTTCTACTTTATTAGGTTTTACCAATGCACACCAAGTATAAGCAATTTCATATAATCTTAAAAGAGGATCACAAAGCGAAAAAGTACGCCAACCAATAAATTGTCTAACCATAAAAACAGCACTTTTGAAGAGCCAAAACTATAAGAAATCTAGAGATGCCTGGCAAATAGAAACTGAAAATATGGAGCTACTAGACAGTGCAAGACTGCTGAATATTGTTACTTGTCATGTCCAACATAATAAACTGGAGCTTAACTACGAACAAAAACTAACAATAATTCAATGACACAAACAGTGGACATTCTTAAACCaaactccaaaaagaaaaagcaaaatgaAAGCTAACTAATTAGGCACACCAAACTTACTAATCAAAAACTCATGTTGTTCAGAGCCATGTTCTCAACTTTCTTACCTTAACCTGACCATACCTAAGTAATCAGTGCTCGAAAAAGAACCGTCTGCACGACTGCGGCAACATATCATCCTTCTTTGAAACCAGCCTCCTGAACTTCGTGTCCAATGTAGTAAAAGCACAGGATCCAATGACTGAACATTTGCATGTTCTACCTAACCATAATAATATCATCAATCTTCAGAATCATCCTCACACATTCCGTGGCCAGTGTAATTGCACTAGTACTGACGAGCAATGGCTGTACAACATTCTCCTCCAAGATGTTGGTGATTTGCCCTTTCCTCACATTGATCCCAGCATTAATCTCACCCTGCGCATGTCGGTTACGAAGTTCAGTAACAATCGCAATTGGGTTCAATCCTGCATTCTCAGCCAGAGTGTAAGGAATAACTTCGAGTGCCTCAGCAAACGAACGCACACAGTAACTTTCCATCCCGTGCAAGACCTTCGACCAAGCACCAAGTTGCCTTGATAACTCTATTTCAGGTGCACCTCCACCGGCAATCAAAAACCTTTTGTTGACCAAACACCTGATCACACATAATGCATCATGCAAACTCCTCTCGGCCTCATCAAGAACCAACTGGTTTGAACCACGAACAAGCACATTAGTTGTCCTTCCCATATCCTGAATACCAGTAATCTTCACAATCTTGCCACCATCCCCTAGAGGAACCTCCTCAACAAGATCAGCACGCCCTAATTTCTCCTCGCGGAAATGCTCAATATTAGCAATTGGCAAGCAATTCAAAGTCTTGGTAATGAATTCAATCTCATCACGCTCAACATCCCTAACCACCAAAATCTTCGCTTTAGCAAGATAATGCAACGAAAGATCCGTAACTGCATCCCTCAATATACTCTTCTGaatcaacaaaacattacaaCCAGTTGCTTTGATTTTCTTAATCATGCTAAGAATGTAATTCCTCTCCTCTTTCAAAATCCTATCCATCTGTGTATAATCAGAAACGACTATACTCTGTTCAATATCAGTTTTTGGAGGTGAAATCTGAAATTGAATAACAGCAATTTTAGCATTCTCAACACGAGTTGGACCACCAGCAGAGTGACTAACTTTCTTATCGAATACCAAACCCTTAACAAGCTCGGTATCATCAACAGTACCACCAAGCTTTTTCACAATTTTAACATCGCGAAGATCAATAAGATTAGGTTTAGATGGATCTAAAACTGAAAGTACGGCATCAACAGCAAGTGGAGCTAGAAGAGTAGAATACTGACTAACAACTTTACTGTTAAGAGAAGTACTAGCAGATTTCATGAGCGAATCACGATCAGATAGCTCAACAGGAACAGCCATAGCAGTTAAAATATCAACAGATTTTTCGGAAACTTTGTGAAGTGATTCAGATATAACAGTAGGATGAATACCATTATTGAGTAGAGTAAGACACTGTTTAAGAAGAGCACCAGCAATAACAACAACAGTAGTAGTACCATCACCAGCAACGATATCTTGAGATTTGGAAAGTTCAACAAGCATTTTTGCAGCAGGTTGAAGAACTTCCATCTTCATCAAGATTGTAGCACCATCATTAGTAATGATTACTTCACCGTTTCCATTTTGAATCATTTTATCCATACCTTTTGGACCTAAACTAGTACGAACTGCATCTGCTACTGTTCGACCTGCGATGATATTGCTTTGACGAACATCATCCTTGCGTTTGTTATCAACATAGCTTTCTGTTTTCGAAGATCTGGGTACAGCGGCCGCCATGAGAATAGGTGATCTACAatgataaaccctagtttttttcttcttttggtttcttttgcagagtaaataaaatgaagaagagggagaagaagaaacccTTGCAATCGAGATCAATGAGTTTCTCGAATATAGGTTTTCAAACTTATATGCGGGTTAAAATTTGGATACCGCATATTACCTTACCCGTAATAATTACGGGTACACGTACATCTACAAGTCCATGGGTTACCCGATGGGTCTCTCCACATAAGTTTTTTtattgtgaaaactacagggagacccattctccctgatgtttctattgtgaaacccacgctcccaaaactacaggcgcggacccaaattctggaagaaaattattctcaaacccaaaatatataaaattatgtttctgtctttttttttcttcttcttcgtctccactatacctagatctcagaaaaagggagagattcgattgatttcgagaacaaattcatgcctaaattcgattgatctcaacaacagcaccaaatcgtcttcttcttcgaattaacgacgaacactcttactaccgattctcttcattacaatttaaattcactactgttattaatggtagcaactaaaatccctaaatgggtttgtagaacacggtttgatcatcatagatttatgatcaaaacttgttttcaatgaagattttgaaatgaatttcagatttttatgaaactctcagccgtgaattgagttggagtaagcaatactggatgagttgtgaagaaggtttaattgcagatgatggtgtaaatacatgaaagaagatgatggtgtaaatacatgattttgaccaagagcccccgaataactgaaagataatggtttgcgtggaaGTTAATGAAAcaagaaagaagatgatgatgtggttatgactgcataacatgtcattcagtcgagaaactgtctgcataacatgttatgcattcgtgaaaatggatgcataacctgttatacatctagaaaatttgttgcataacttgttatgcagtccagaaaattaacctgcataacctgttatgcaggtttaattgcagatgatggtgtaaatacatgaaagaagatgatggtgtaaatacatgattttgaccaaaagcccccgaataactgaaagataatggtttgcgtgggagttaatgaaacaagaaagaagatgatgatgtggttatgactgcataacatgtcattcagtcgagaaactgtctgcataacatgttatgca
This is a stretch of genomic DNA from Papaver somniferum cultivar HN1 chromosome 1, ASM357369v1, whole genome shotgun sequence. It encodes these proteins:
- the LOC113295101 gene encoding T-complex protein 1 subunit delta, whose protein sequence is MAAAVPRSSKTESYVDNKRKDDVRQSNIIAGRTVADAVRTSLGPKGMDKMIQNGNGEVIITNDGATILMKMEVLQPAAKMLVELSKSQDIVAGDGTTTVVVIAGALLKQCLTLLNNGIHPTVISESLHKVSEKSVDILTAMAVPVELSDRDSLMKSASTSLNSKVVSQYSTLLAPLAVDAVLSVLDPSKPNLIDLRDVKIVKKLGGTVDDTELVKGLVFDKKVSHSAGGPTRVENAKIAVIQFQISPPKTDIEQSIVVSDYTQMDRILKEERNYILSMIKKIKATGCNVLLIQKSILRDAVTDLSLHYLAKAKILVVRDVERDEIEFITKTLNCLPIANIEHFREEKLGRADLVEEVPLGDGGKIVKITGIQDMGRTTNVLVRGSNQLVLDEAERSLHDALCVIRCLVNKRFLIAGGGAPEIELSRQLGAWSKVLHGMESYCVRSFAEALEVIPYTLAENAGLNPIAIVTELRNRHAQGEINAGINVRKGQITNILEENVVQPLLVSTSAITLATECVRMILKIDDIIMVR